One genomic region from Conexibacter woesei Iso977N encodes:
- a CDS encoding ABC transporter permease: MTESNAADIAARSPLELFWRRLRRDKVALIALGVVAFMIFVAIFAPLIVRVFGLPDPNTQNDNLLDDFGSPTGPSSAHPMGVDQRGRDVLSRVIYGARVSLEVAIIATVLIVLIGVTAGLITGYYRGKVDTLLSRVMDLFLAFPVLVLAVGLGVACADGCLKVAGHSVISPGIPVIIFVITLTTWPYMARIVRGQVLSLREREFVEASRSLGASDKRIIFRELLPNLIAPIIVYATVLIPQNILYEAALSFLGVGVDPSKPSWGAMISDATSIFQDAWWFMVFPGLALLITVLAFNIVGDGLQDALNPRTSK; the protein is encoded by the coding sequence GTGACGGAAAGCAACGCAGCGGATATCGCTGCTCGCTCGCCCCTGGAGCTCTTCTGGAGGCGCCTGCGACGCGACAAGGTCGCGCTGATCGCGCTTGGCGTGGTCGCGTTCATGATCTTCGTCGCGATCTTCGCGCCGCTGATCGTGAGGGTCTTCGGCCTGCCGGACCCGAACACGCAGAACGACAACCTGCTCGACGACTTCGGCTCCCCCACGGGGCCGAGCTCCGCGCACCCGATGGGCGTCGACCAGCGTGGTCGCGACGTCCTGTCCCGGGTGATCTACGGAGCCCGCGTGTCGCTGGAGGTCGCGATCATCGCGACCGTCCTGATCGTGCTCATCGGCGTCACCGCCGGGCTGATCACCGGCTACTACCGCGGCAAGGTCGACACGCTGCTGTCGCGCGTCATGGACCTGTTCCTGGCCTTCCCGGTCCTGGTCCTGGCGGTCGGCCTCGGCGTCGCGTGCGCCGACGGCTGCCTGAAGGTCGCCGGCCACAGCGTCATCTCGCCGGGCATCCCGGTGATCATCTTCGTGATCACGCTGACGACGTGGCCCTACATGGCCCGCATCGTGCGCGGTCAGGTGCTGTCGCTGCGCGAACGCGAGTTCGTCGAGGCGTCCCGCTCCTTGGGCGCCAGCGACAAGCGCATCATCTTCCGGGAGCTGCTCCCGAACCTCATCGCCCCGATCATCGTCTACGCGACGGTGCTCATCCCGCAGAACATCCTGTACGAGGCGGCTCTGTCGTTCCTCGGCGTCGGCGTGGATCCGTCCAAGCCGAGCTGGGGCGCGATGATCTCCGACGCCACCTCGATCTTCCAGGACGCTTGGTGGTTCATGGTCTTCCCAGGCCTGGCGCTGCTGATCACGGTCCTCGCCTTCAACATCGTCGGCGACGGACTGCAGGACGCGCTCAACCCGCGGACGTCGAAGTAG
- a CDS encoding ABC transporter substrate-binding protein — MLVVLAFVIAACGGDDNNSSSTGSTSGAAADSNNGKTADAAARKGGTVTMLAASDVDYVDPGHTYYTFGEMVTLATNRPLYSFKPDDANKPVPDLADGEPQISADKETVTVRIKPGIKYAPPVNRAVKSADVKYAFERFFSVNVGGQYATYFNMIKGAPQKPTTGVKPISGIETPDDQTIVFHLTRPTGVPFSAALVMPISVPVPEEYAKPFDARNPSTYNTHVAFTGPYMIKNNASGSLTGYKPGKSITIVRNPNWDAKTDYRPANVDGYLLRTNATDANVSARQVIDGNSMLLDTNPPANILKELVTKTKDQYLSVPSGGYRYFPLNLEVRPFDNINVRKAVMAGFSRNAARLARGGKYVGDIATHWLPPNFPGFDQAGGYKGFPDIDFFNANNEDGDMTVAAKYFKAAGYPSGRYTGSEQLLVVGANADPGKAQAEVATAQLQKMGFRVRLRLVPQDAVYTDWCQVPSKRVAMCGGAGWFKDFADPQSMLEPVFKGSNINRQSGNINYSMLNDPKVDAAMNKAALAAGDDRLRQWAAIDKMIIEDAAGIPFIWDKTTLVRSKNIVGVANPYIALWDLSYISIK; from the coding sequence ATGCTGGTCGTGCTCGCGTTCGTGATCGCAGCCTGTGGCGGCGACGACAACAACTCGTCGTCGACCGGCTCCACTTCCGGCGCCGCCGCCGATTCGAACAACGGCAAGACCGCTGACGCCGCCGCCAGGAAGGGCGGCACGGTCACGATGCTCGCCGCCTCCGACGTCGACTACGTCGACCCGGGCCACACCTACTACACGTTCGGCGAGATGGTGACGCTGGCGACCAACCGCCCGCTCTACTCGTTCAAGCCGGACGACGCCAACAAGCCCGTGCCGGACCTCGCCGACGGCGAGCCGCAGATCTCCGCCGACAAGGAGACCGTCACGGTCAGGATCAAGCCGGGCATCAAGTACGCCCCGCCGGTCAACCGCGCGGTCAAGTCGGCCGACGTCAAGTACGCCTTCGAGCGTTTCTTCTCGGTCAACGTCGGTGGTCAGTACGCCACCTACTTCAACATGATCAAGGGCGCGCCGCAGAAGCCGACGACCGGCGTCAAGCCGATCTCCGGCATCGAGACGCCCGACGATCAGACGATCGTGTTCCACCTCACCAGGCCGACGGGCGTGCCGTTCTCGGCCGCGCTGGTCATGCCGATCTCGGTGCCGGTGCCGGAGGAGTACGCCAAGCCGTTCGACGCCAGGAACCCGTCGACGTACAACACGCACGTCGCGTTCACCGGCCCGTACATGATCAAGAACAACGCTTCTGGATCGCTGACGGGCTACAAGCCGGGCAAGAGCATCACGATCGTCCGCAACCCGAACTGGGACGCGAAGACGGACTACCGCCCCGCCAACGTGGACGGCTACCTGCTCCGCACCAACGCGACCGACGCCAACGTGTCGGCCCGTCAGGTGATCGACGGCAACTCGATGTTGCTGGACACCAACCCGCCGGCGAACATCCTGAAGGAGCTCGTCACCAAGACCAAGGACCAGTACCTCTCGGTCCCGTCGGGTGGCTACCGCTACTTCCCGTTGAACCTTGAGGTCAGGCCGTTCGACAACATCAACGTCCGCAAGGCCGTCATGGCGGGCTTCTCGCGCAACGCCGCGCGTCTGGCCCGTGGTGGCAAGTACGTCGGTGACATCGCGACGCACTGGCTGCCGCCGAACTTCCCTGGCTTCGACCAGGCCGGCGGCTACAAGGGCTTCCCGGACATCGATTTCTTCAACGCCAACAACGAGGACGGCGACATGACCGTCGCCGCCAAGTACTTCAAGGCGGCGGGTTACCCGTCGGGCAGGTACACGGGCAGCGAGCAGCTGCTGGTCGTCGGCGCGAACGCCGACCCGGGCAAGGCCCAGGCCGAGGTGGCCACGGCCCAGCTGCAGAAGATGGGCTTCAGGGTCCGTCTGCGTCTCGTCCCGCAGGACGCGGTCTACACCGATTGGTGCCAGGTCCCGTCCAAGAGGGTCGCCATGTGCGGCGGCGCCGGCTGGTTCAAGGACTTCGCCGACCCGCAGTCGATGCTCGAGCCGGTCTTCAAGGGCTCGAACATCAACCGTCAGAGCGGCAACATCAACTACTCGATGTTGAACGATCCGAAGGTTGACGCGGCGATGAACAAGGCCGCGCTGGCCGCTGGTGATGACCGCCTCAGGCAGTGGGCGGCCATCGACAAGATGATCATCGAGGATGCCGCCGGCATCCCGTTCATCTGGGACAAGACCACGCTGGTGCGTTCGAAGAACATCGTCGGCGTCGCGAACCCGTACATCGCGCTCTGGGACCTGTCCTACATCTCGATCAAGTAG
- a CDS encoding ABC transporter permease: protein MASYIARRILWTILLLLVITAVTFLIFYVLPTADPAALRAGRDPSPDLIRAIKHQLGLDQSLPQQYWHYTDRLFFHFDFGQSFINNTSVKSLIFDRLPNTIFLVVGAAVIWFTAGVVIGTVSATRRGSFADRFLMGGALIAISAPVYWMGLVCLYLFADDIGKWKIFPGSGSYQDAHGFFEKCWTLLLPWMVLAAAFAAIYARLLRSNLLETMSEDYIRTARAKGLKEKRVIVRHGLRSAITPIVTVLGLDIGILMGGAILTETVFNIDGIGRLSYDAIQRGDLATIQGTTIVLAAGVAIMSLVVDVLYAFLDPRVRY, encoded by the coding sequence ATGGCCAGCTACATCGCTCGACGGATCCTCTGGACGATCCTCCTGCTGTTGGTGATCACCGCGGTCACCTTCCTCATCTTCTACGTGTTGCCGACGGCCGACCCGGCCGCGCTGCGTGCAGGACGCGATCCGTCCCCTGACCTGATCAGGGCCATCAAGCATCAGCTTGGGCTCGACCAGTCGCTGCCACAGCAGTACTGGCACTACACCGACCGGCTGTTCTTCCACTTCGACTTCGGTCAGAGCTTCATCAACAACACGTCGGTGAAGTCGCTGATCTTCGACCGGCTGCCGAACACGATCTTCCTGGTCGTCGGCGCCGCGGTGATCTGGTTCACGGCCGGCGTCGTGATCGGCACGGTCTCCGCCACGCGGCGCGGCTCGTTCGCCGATCGCTTCCTGATGGGCGGCGCGCTGATCGCGATCTCCGCGCCGGTCTACTGGATGGGCCTGGTCTGCCTGTACCTCTTCGCCGACGACATCGGCAAGTGGAAGATCTTCCCGGGCTCCGGCTCCTATCAGGACGCCCACGGGTTCTTCGAGAAGTGCTGGACCTTGCTGCTGCCCTGGATGGTGCTGGCCGCCGCGTTCGCCGCGATCTACGCGCGACTGCTGCGGTCCAACCTCCTGGAGACCATGAGCGAGGACTACATCCGCACCGCGCGGGCCAAGGGCCTGAAGGAGAAGCGGGTCATCGTGCGCCACGGGCTGCGCTCGGCGATCACGCCGATCGTGACCGTGCTCGGCCTCGACATCGGCATCCTGATGGGCGGTGCGATCCTGACCGAGACGGTGTTCAACATCGACGGCATCGGGCGCCTGTCCTATGACGCGATCCAGCGTGGCGACCTCGCCACGATCCAGGGCACGACGATCGTCCTGGCCGCCGGCGTGGCGATCATGTCGCTCGTCGTCGACGTGCTGTACGCGTTCCTCGACCCGCGCGTGCGCTACTAG
- a CDS encoding ABC transporter ATP-binding protein, translating into MAQPLLEVKDLVVHFETEDGIVQAVDGISYTVDKGSALGIVGESGSGKSVSSMTVMGLTRAGNARISGSITFDGKDLLAASDEEIRRVRGGEIAMIFQDPLSSLHPFYKIGHQLVEAHRSHNNVSKAQARDRAIEMLGLVGIPDPRQRIDGYPHEFSGGMRQRVMIAMALINDPKLLIADEPTTALDVTVQAQILELIQKLQSELDTAVVMITHDLGVVAEVTEDIAVMYAGRIVEYGTADTVFAAPEHPYTWGLLKSIPRLDTPRDQELVPVYGRPPSLINKPSGCSFHPRCPYVREAHKKIDPVLEPAGGTDPSHKVACLLPAATRRELWAGLRAGETPDQVIEEVEIPEEKLSASAEGAEVAGGAVSSGEPAAPAETTAETNEVTE; encoded by the coding sequence ATGGCGCAGCCGCTGCTTGAGGTCAAGGACCTCGTCGTGCACTTCGAGACCGAGGACGGCATCGTCCAGGCGGTCGACGGGATCAGCTACACGGTCGACAAGGGCTCGGCCCTCGGGATCGTGGGCGAGTCCGGCTCGGGCAAGTCCGTGTCCTCGATGACCGTGATGGGCCTGACCCGCGCGGGCAACGCGAGGATCAGCGGGTCGATCACGTTCGACGGCAAGGACCTGCTCGCCGCTTCGGACGAGGAGATCCGCAGGGTCCGGGGTGGGGAGATCGCGATGATCTTCCAGGACCCGCTGTCCTCGCTGCATCCGTTCTACAAGATCGGCCACCAGCTGGTGGAGGCCCACCGGTCGCACAACAACGTCTCGAAGGCGCAGGCGCGCGATCGCGCGATCGAGATGTTGGGGTTGGTCGGGATCCCGGATCCGCGGCAGCGGATCGACGGCTACCCGCACGAGTTCTCGGGTGGCATGCGCCAGCGCGTGATGATCGCGATGGCGCTGATCAACGACCCCAAGTTGCTGATCGCCGACGAGCCGACGACCGCGCTGGACGTCACCGTGCAGGCGCAGATCCTGGAGCTGATCCAGAAGCTGCAGAGCGAGCTGGACACCGCGGTGGTCATGATCACCCACGATCTTGGTGTCGTGGCCGAGGTGACCGAGGACATCGCGGTCATGTACGCGGGGCGGATCGTCGAGTACGGCACCGCCGACACCGTGTTCGCGGCGCCGGAGCACCCGTACACGTGGGGGCTGCTGAAGTCGATCCCGCGGCTGGACACGCCGCGCGACCAGGAGCTCGTCCCGGTCTACGGGCGGCCGCCGTCGTTGATCAACAAGCCTTCCGGGTGCTCGTTCCATCCGCGCTGCCCGTACGTGCGCGAGGCGCACAAGAAGATCGACCCGGTGCTCGAGCCGGCCGGCGGGACCGATCCGTCGCACAAGGTGGCGTGCCTGCTGCCGGCGGCGACACGGCGCGAGCTGTGGGCCGGCCTGCGCGCGGGCGAGACGCCGGACCAGGTGATCGAAGAGGTCGAGATCCCGGAGGAGAAGCTGTCGGCTTCGGCAGAGGGCGCCGAGGTGGCAGGCGGCGCCGTGTCGAGCGGCGAGCCCGCCGCTCCGGCGGAGACGACCGCCGAGACGAACGAGGTGACGGAGTGA
- a CDS encoding ABC transporter ATP-binding protein has protein sequence MSAGSDNLVEVRDLQMHFPIRSGFLIQRQVGAVKAVDGVSFDVRRGETLGLVGESGCGKSTTARLITKLLDPTGGSIMWDGRDIAGLSRKQMKPLRREMQMIFQDPYSSLNPRKTVGTIIGEPFIIHGVETDERKRKGLVQDLMEQVGLNPEHYNRLPHQFSGGQRQRIGVARAIALKPKLIVADEPVSALDVSIQAQVLNLLKQLQRDLGLTVIFIAHDLSVVRHTCDRVAVMYLGKIVELASSEELYAHPRHPYTGALLSAVPVPDPRLARNKNRQVLGGDVPSPANPPSACRFHTRCPKFVEGTCDVVYPDLEVKDGGNLTACHFPLTDEEIARRVPTAAA, from the coding sequence GTGAGCGCCGGCAGCGACAACCTGGTCGAGGTCCGCGACCTCCAGATGCACTTCCCGATCCGCTCGGGGTTCCTGATCCAGCGCCAGGTCGGAGCGGTCAAGGCCGTCGACGGCGTGTCGTTCGACGTCAGGCGCGGCGAGACGCTGGGCCTGGTCGGCGAGTCCGGTTGTGGCAAGTCCACGACCGCGCGGCTGATCACGAAGCTGCTCGACCCGACCGGTGGCTCGATCATGTGGGACGGCCGCGACATCGCCGGCCTCTCGCGCAAGCAGATGAAGCCGCTGCGTCGCGAGATGCAGATGATCTTCCAGGATCCGTACTCGTCGCTGAACCCGCGCAAGACGGTCGGCACGATCATCGGCGAGCCGTTCATCATCCATGGCGTCGAGACCGACGAGCGCAAGCGCAAGGGCCTCGTCCAGGATCTGATGGAGCAGGTCGGGCTCAACCCGGAGCACTACAACCGCCTGCCGCATCAGTTCAGCGGCGGTCAGCGCCAGCGCATCGGCGTGGCCCGAGCGATCGCGCTGAAGCCGAAGCTGATCGTGGCCGACGAGCCGGTTTCCGCGTTGGACGTGTCGATCCAGGCGCAGGTGCTGAACCTGCTCAAGCAGCTCCAGCGCGATCTCGGGCTGACGGTCATCTTCATCGCCCACGACCTGAGCGTCGTGCGCCACACCTGCGACCGCGTCGCGGTGATGTACCTCGGCAAGATCGTGGAGCTGGCGTCGTCGGAGGAGCTCTACGCGCATCCGCGGCATCCGTACACGGGCGCGCTGCTGTCAGCGGTGCCGGTCCCGGACCCCCGCCTGGCGCGCAACAAGAACCGCCAGGTGCTGGGCGGCGACGTCCCCTCGCCGGCCAACCCGCCGTCGGCCTGCCGCTTCCACACGCGCTGCCCGAAGTTCGTCGAAGGCACCTGCGACGTCGTCTACCCCGACCTCGAGGTCAAGGACGGCGGCAACCTCACAGCCTGCCACTTCCCCCTGACCGACGAAGAGATCGCCCGCCGCGTCCCGACGGCCGCGGCCTAG
- a CDS encoding YbaK/EbsC family protein, giving the protein MYEGAVTFDEPAHTAEQAAAAIGVEVGAIVKSLVFLRGETPVMVLCSGANMVDNEALGLTRASARLVRDVTGQPIGGVAPYGHPQQLETLVDEDLLTHDEVWAGAGDPNKVFPIAPVDLLRKTGGTPARVRVRSA; this is encoded by the coding sequence ATGTACGAGGGTGCCGTCACGTTCGATGAGCCGGCTCATACCGCTGAGCAGGCGGCCGCTGCGATCGGCGTCGAGGTGGGCGCCATCGTCAAGTCGTTGGTGTTCTTGCGGGGTGAGACGCCGGTGATGGTGTTGTGCTCGGGGGCCAACATGGTGGACAACGAGGCGTTGGGGCTGACGCGCGCGAGTGCGAGGTTGGTCAGGGACGTCACGGGGCAGCCGATCGGCGGTGTCGCGCCGTATGGGCATCCGCAGCAGCTGGAGACGCTCGTCGACGAGGACCTGCTCACGCACGACGAGGTCTGGGCCGGCGCCGGGGATCCCAACAAGGTGTTCCCGATCGCCCCGGTCGACCTCCTGCGCAAGACCGGCGGCACGCCCGCGCGCGTGCGGGTCCGTAGCGCCTAG
- a CDS encoding potassium transporter Kup, which yields MTASKPAPEHTPDDGHAHGRPATAVHAGGAAALTLGALGVVFGDIGTSPLYALQSVFSADHHAVQPTHTTVYGVISLVFWTITIIVSIKYVTLIMRADNEGEGGIMALIARIQSVNLQRRWAQVTLIMLGIFGASLFYGDGMITPAISVLSAVEGVEVVSPSFHEWVVPVTLAILTVLFSIQRFGTGAVGRLFGPVMGIWFTLLAVTGLVEVVQHPGILRAVSPSYAIAFLGEHGSTAFIALGSVVLTVTGAEALYADMGHFGRPPIRRAWFGLVFPALLLQYMGQGALILRDPKAIENPFFLLMPHWSRIPVVVLATFATVIASQAVISGAFSVTRQAISLGFLPRLTIRHTSRSEIGQVYAPAVNWGIFVAVVALVLGFQSSQHLASAYGIAVTGTLAIDTILFFVVVHVVWRRPLRTAVAGAAVFLLVDLTYFTANLPKVVHGGWFPLLIAAIIFTVLTTWQKGRQILTANRTEEEGPLRGFIDEVHAVDPPVFRAPGTAVFLNANIDTTPLALRANFEHNRVMHENVVIVSVVVDRVPHVREVERVTVDELGYGDDGIVHLTAHHGFQDDVDIPRTLRRASKQMEGSIDVNGASFFISRMTIVMTGAPGMARWRKKLFMAMSRNTSNPVAYFGLPDDRTVVMGSHVEL from the coding sequence ATGACGGCGTCCAAGCCGGCGCCTGAGCACACGCCCGACGACGGGCACGCGCACGGGCGCCCGGCCACCGCGGTCCACGCCGGCGGCGCGGCCGCGCTGACGCTCGGTGCGCTCGGCGTCGTCTTCGGCGACATCGGGACGTCGCCGCTGTACGCGCTGCAGTCGGTCTTCTCGGCCGACCACCACGCCGTGCAGCCGACGCACACGACGGTCTACGGCGTCATCTCGCTGGTCTTCTGGACGATCACGATCATCGTCTCGATCAAGTACGTGACCTTGATCATGCGCGCCGACAACGAGGGCGAGGGCGGCATCATGGCCCTGATCGCGCGGATCCAGAGCGTGAACCTGCAGAGGCGCTGGGCGCAGGTCACGCTGATCATGTTGGGGATCTTCGGCGCGTCGCTGTTCTACGGCGACGGGATGATCACGCCGGCGATCTCGGTGCTCTCTGCGGTCGAGGGCGTGGAGGTCGTCTCGCCGTCGTTCCACGAGTGGGTCGTCCCGGTCACGCTGGCGATCCTGACCGTGCTGTTCTCGATCCAGCGCTTCGGGACCGGCGCGGTCGGGCGGCTGTTCGGGCCGGTCATGGGCATCTGGTTCACGTTGCTCGCGGTCACCGGACTGGTGGAGGTCGTCCAGCATCCGGGGATCCTGCGTGCCGTGTCGCCGTCCTACGCGATCGCGTTCCTGGGTGAGCACGGGTCGACCGCGTTCATCGCGCTGGGGTCGGTCGTGCTGACCGTGACCGGCGCCGAGGCGCTGTACGCCGACATGGGGCACTTCGGCCGGCCGCCGATCCGGCGCGCGTGGTTCGGGCTCGTGTTCCCGGCGCTGTTGTTGCAGTACATGGGCCAGGGCGCGCTGATCCTGCGGGATCCGAAGGCGATCGAGAACCCGTTCTTCCTGCTGATGCCGCACTGGTCGCGGATCCCGGTCGTGGTGCTGGCGACGTTCGCGACGGTGATCGCGTCGCAGGCCGTGATCAGCGGGGCGTTCAGCGTGACGCGCCAGGCGATCTCGCTCGGGTTCCTGCCGCGGCTGACGATCCGCCACACGTCGCGGAGCGAGATCGGGCAGGTCTACGCGCCGGCCGTGAACTGGGGGATCTTCGTGGCGGTCGTCGCGCTGGTGCTCGGGTTCCAGTCGTCGCAGCACCTGGCGTCCGCGTACGGGATCGCGGTGACCGGGACGCTGGCGATCGACACGATCCTGTTCTTCGTGGTCGTGCACGTGGTGTGGAGGAGGCCGCTGCGGACCGCGGTGGCGGGTGCGGCCGTGTTCCTGTTGGTGGACCTGACGTACTTCACCGCGAACCTGCCGAAGGTCGTGCACGGCGGTTGGTTCCCGTTGCTGATCGCTGCGATCATCTTCACCGTCCTGACGACGTGGCAGAAGGGCCGGCAGATCCTGACCGCCAACCGGACCGAGGAGGAGGGCCCGCTGCGCGGGTTCATCGACGAGGTCCACGCGGTCGACCCGCCGGTCTTCCGCGCGCCGGGCACCGCGGTGTTCTTGAACGCCAACATCGACACGACGCCGCTGGCGCTGCGCGCGAACTTCGAGCACAACCGGGTGATGCACGAGAACGTCGTGATCGTCAGCGTCGTGGTCGACCGCGTCCCGCACGTGCGCGAGGTCGAGCGCGTGACGGTCGACGAGCTCGGCTACGGCGACGACGGCATCGTCCACCTGACCGCGCACCACGGGTTCCAGGACGACGTCGACATCCCGCGCACGCTGCGGCGGGCGTCGAAGCAGATGGAGGGCTCGATCGACGTCAACGGCGCGAGCTTCTTCATCTCGCGCATGACGATCGTCATGACCGGCGCGCCCGGGATGGCGCGCTGGCGCAAGAAGCTCTTCATGGCGATGTCGCGCAACACGTCCAACCCGGTGGCGTACTTCGGGCTGCCCGACGACAGGACCGTCGTCATGGGCTCCCACGTCGAGTTGTAG
- the dtd gene encoding D-aminoacyl-tRNA deacylase produces MRALIQRVSSASVSVDGAVVGSIGPGLLVLLGVTHEDDEAICDRLADKVAALRIFEDADGKMNDALGPDREILVISQFTLYGETRKGNRPSFITAARPEHAEPLYDRFRDRLGAQGGIFGAHMEVTLVNDGPVTLLMELP; encoded by the coding sequence ATGCGCGCACTGATCCAACGCGTCTCGTCGGCCTCCGTGTCGGTCGACGGCGCCGTGGTCGGCTCGATCGGCCCGGGCCTCCTGGTGCTCCTCGGGGTGACCCACGAGGACGACGAGGCGATCTGCGACCGCCTGGCCGACAAGGTTGCAGCACTACGCATCTTCGAGGACGCCGACGGCAAGATGAACGACGCCCTCGGCCCGGACCGCGAGATCCTCGTCATCTCCCAGTTCACCCTCTACGGCGAGACCCGCAAAGGCAACCGCCCCTCCTTCATCACCGCAGCCCGCCCCGAGCACGCGGAACCGCTCTACGACCGCTTCCGGGACCGCCTCGGCGCGCAAGGCGGGATCTTCGGAGCGCACATGGAGGTCACCCTCGTCAACGACGGCCCCGTGACCTTGTTGATGGAGTTGCCCTAG
- a CDS encoding AEC family transporter produces MILVALAIVASTLVGAFAERRYGEGAQRFTRRLIDVMVWVILPFIVFFVVARLHLGGGVGIGLLLGYLELAIVGVLAAQIGTRVLKLPRPSVGTLILTVILANTGYLGTPLAGALLGHDALAPAIAWDTVISQVMLYTAGFAVGAAYGTDAGESPRERARAFLTKNPVIWALILGLIVPDALAPEAIVRVARFGAAYAVLPLGFFMLGVNMMAEREEGSFGFPPPLSPAVGVSLALRLAVAPSLLALFSALTVSVPDAYLLQAGMSSGINALIVGHLYGLDLRLAAATIAWSTTLVVVLALILSPII; encoded by the coding sequence GTGATCCTCGTCGCGCTGGCGATCGTCGCGTCGACCCTGGTCGGCGCGTTCGCCGAGCGCCGCTACGGGGAGGGCGCGCAGCGGTTCACGAGGCGCCTGATCGACGTCATGGTGTGGGTGATCCTGCCGTTCATCGTGTTCTTCGTCGTGGCGCGGCTGCACCTGGGCGGCGGCGTGGGCATCGGGTTGTTGTTGGGGTACTTGGAGTTGGCGATCGTCGGCGTCCTCGCCGCGCAGATCGGGACGCGGGTCCTGAAGCTGCCGCGGCCGTCGGTGGGCACGCTGATCCTGACGGTGATCCTGGCCAACACGGGGTACTTGGGTACGCCACTGGCCGGCGCGCTGCTGGGGCACGACGCGCTGGCGCCGGCGATCGCGTGGGACACCGTGATCTCGCAGGTGATGCTGTACACCGCGGGGTTCGCGGTGGGCGCCGCGTACGGGACCGACGCGGGCGAGTCGCCGCGTGAGCGCGCGCGGGCGTTCCTGACCAAGAACCCGGTGATCTGGGCGTTGATCCTGGGGTTGATCGTTCCTGATGCCCTTGCCCCGGAGGCCATCGTGAGGGTCGCGCGCTTCGGCGCCGCCTACGCCGTGCTGCCGCTGGGGTTCTTCATGTTGGGGGTCAACATGATGGCCGAGCGCGAGGAGGGCTCGTTCGGCTTCCCGCCGCCGCTGTCGCCCGCCGTCGGCGTGTCGCTGGCGCTGCGGCTGGCGGTGGCGCCGTCGCTGCTCGCGCTCTTCTCCGCGCTGACCGTCTCCGTGCCGGACGCGTACCTGCTCCAGGCCGGGATGTCGTCGGGGATCAACGCGCTGATCGTCGGCCACCTCTACGGGCTGGACCTGCGGCTCGCCGCGGCGACGATCGCGTGGTCGACGACGCTCGTGGTGGTGCTCGCGCTGATCCTCTCCCCCATCATCTAG
- a CDS encoding DUF4921 family protein, with product MNEVRVDPLTGLKTIVAGGRAERPGGWPIASADAGVVDAAGDPFAPGNEAQTPPEVAALRPDGSAPDGPGWVVRVVPNKYPALVADLDDVDGSHAPELFTATPARGAHEVIVNAPDPVTSLGSLSVEQVGLALSMWRERMRAHAADAAYVHLLVNERVEGGASLPHTHAQLYALDFVPAQVARERERFGAYAVQTMGGNLMENLVAEEVRLRERLVAIDDEVVTLSPYAARFPYQLMLAPRRPVGPFEDPSYDGAFGAAALHDALGRLRSVLGFMPPLNLWVRTAPAGAEHFCWRIDITPRLTHLAGLELGTGVGLNIVAPEAAAARLRDAAA from the coding sequence GTGAACGAAGTCCGCGTCGATCCGCTCACCGGGCTGAAGACGATCGTCGCGGGTGGGCGCGCGGAGCGCCCGGGCGGGTGGCCGATCGCGTCGGCCGACGCCGGTGTCGTCGACGCCGCGGGCGATCCGTTCGCGCCGGGCAACGAGGCCCAGACACCGCCGGAGGTCGCCGCGCTGCGTCCGGACGGGAGCGCGCCAGACGGGCCGGGGTGGGTCGTCCGCGTGGTCCCGAACAAGTACCCCGCCTTGGTGGCGGACCTTGATGATGTCGATGGCTCGCACGCGCCGGAGCTGTTCACCGCGACGCCCGCGCGGGGCGCGCACGAGGTGATCGTCAACGCGCCGGATCCCGTGACGTCGCTGGGGTCGCTGAGCGTCGAGCAGGTCGGGCTGGCGCTGTCGATGTGGCGCGAGCGGATGCGCGCGCACGCGGCGGACGCCGCCTACGTGCACCTGCTCGTCAACGAGCGCGTCGAGGGTGGCGCGTCGCTGCCGCACACGCACGCGCAGTTGTACGCCTTGGACTTCGTGCCGGCCCAGGTCGCGCGCGAGCGGGAGCGCTTCGGCGCCTACGCCGTGCAGACGATGGGCGGCAACCTGATGGAGAACCTGGTCGCCGAGGAGGTCCGGCTGCGCGAGCGGCTGGTCGCGATCGACGACGAGGTCGTGACGCTGAGCCCGTACGCCGCGCGGTTCCCGTACCAGTTGATGCTGGCGCCGCGGCGCCCGGTGGGGCCGTTCGAGGACCCGTCGTACGACGGTGCCTTCGGCGCCGCCGCGTTGCACGACGCGCTCGGGCGGCTGCGGAGCGTGTTGGGGTTCATGCCGCCGCTGAACCTGTGGGTCCGGACGGCGCCCGCGGGCGCCGAGCACTTCTGCTGGCGGATCGACATCACGCCGCGGCTGACGCACCTCGCCGGGCTGGAGCTCGGGACCGGCGTCGGGCTGAACATCGTGGCGCCGGAAGCCGCAGCCGCGCGCCTGCGCGACGCCGCCGCGTGA